In a genomic window of Rhododendron vialii isolate Sample 1 chromosome 12a, ASM3025357v1:
- the LOC131309534 gene encoding uncharacterized protein LOC131309534: protein MVKQSKDYAKKCVRCQKQASHIHKLAFPLKMISSPWSFAVWAFDIIGKMPKAPGGFEYMLTATDLYTKWVKAVPLVQTKASDVQSFIRKHIISRFGIPYAILSDNGSQFVAAAIKIFYQKYGILIQNSSVAYPQGNGQAEASNKTIARGLKRRLD from the coding sequence ATGGTTAAGCAATCCAAAGATTACGCCAAAAAGTGTGTTCGGTGCCAAAAACAGGCGTCCCACATTCACAAACTGGCCTTCCCTCTTAAGATGATCTCTAGTCCTTGGTCGTTCGCTGTTTGGGCCTTTGACATTATAGGCAAGATGCCGAAGGCCCCCGGCGGGTTTGAGTATATGCTTACTGCAACTGATCTTTACACCAAATGGGTCAAAGCTGTCCCTTTGGTTCAAACCAAGGCAAGTGATGTGCAGAGCTTTATTCGGAAGCACATTATTTCTCGGTTTGGCATTCCGTATGCCATTTTGTCGGATAATGGTTCCCAGTTCGTTGCTGCGGCCATAAAGATCTTCTACCAGAAATACGGCATCCTCATCCAAAATTCCTCGGTGGCCTACCCACAGGGAAATGGACAAGCTGAAGCTTCCAATAAAACGATAGCACGAGGGCTGAAGCGACGCCTTGATTAG
- the LOC131309988 gene encoding two-component response regulator ARR11 isoform X1, with protein sequence MEGSFSSPRADSFPAGLRVLVVDDDLAWLRILEKMLKKCSYEVTTCCLAREALDLLRERKDGFDIVISDVNMPDMDGFKLLEHVGLEMDLPVIMMSVDGETSRVMRGVQHGACDYLLKPIRMKELRNIWQHVFRKRIHEVRDIEGQECMEEIQMMRHGSELLDEWHSFSGGELNSGKKRKDVESKHDDKDFGDPSSAKKARVVWTVDLHQKFVRAVNQIGFDKVGPKKILDLMNVPWLTRENVASHLQKYRLYLSRLPKDNDLKAAFGVVKQSDLSSQDSQGSLGLQNSLNTQQTDAASGIYGISGNKPTTQNANPKFCEGDLKGIVSVPLIESKKATIHDIPDPLKASSSRTGPNHTFGPLEPDVKYGRFDSPIRKQYSWCDVPQIQFKQEHKVNLQMDNGFNHLPSVSSRPFTREREKPGYMDVKPPYTKCSNQQIRQAIPIGSGANSFHVQSENHVTSFQAAEPTLSTTTWSMKNHGLSQIFINNMEAAQRNLILGSNSGFAAMDGDLLACLLQGDRCTTNVELLNKESLNHNSQDLFAETPAFVYDAQRFDYEYPLETMEYPVIDQGLFIV encoded by the exons ATGGAAGGCAGTTTTTCTTCCCCTCGAGCGGATTCCTTCCCCGCCGGACTACGCGTTCTCGTCGTCGACGACGACTTAGCGTGGCTTAGAATCCTTGAAAAAATGCTCAAGAAGTGTTCTTATGAAG TGACAACATGTTGTCTGGCAAGAGAGGCTCTGGACTTGCTTCGTGAAAGAAAAGACGGATTTGACATTGTAATCAGTGATGTTAACATGCCTGACATGGATGGGTTTAAGCTTCTTGAGCATGTTGGACTTGAGATGGATCTTCCTGTCATTA TGATGTCCGTTGATGGGGAGACAAGCAGGGTAATGAGAGGCGTGCAACATGGGGCCTGTGATTATCTTCTCAAGCCTATAAGAATGAAAGAACTTCGCAACATATGGCAACATGTCTTTAGAAAGAGGATACATGAAGTGAGAGATATTGAAGGCCAAGAGTGCATGGAGGAAATCCAGATGATGAGACATGGATCTGAACTATTGGATGAATGGCACTCGTTCAGTGGAGGCGAGCTTAATtcaggaaagaaaagaaaagatgttGAAAGCAAGCATGATGACAAAGACTTCGGTGATCCTTCTTCAGCGAAAAAAGCTAGAGTGGTTTGGACAGTAGATCTGCATCAGAAATTTGTCAGAGCCGTAAATCAGATTGGGTTCGATA AAGTCGGTCCTAAGAAAATTCTTGACTTGATGAACGTACCATGGCTGACGAGAGAAAATGTAGCCAGCCACTTGCAG AAGTACCGCCTCTACTTGAGCAGGTTGCCAAAGGACAACGACCTAAAAGCTGCTTTTGGTGTGGTAAAGCAATCGGATTTATCTTCACAAGACTCACAAGGAAGCCTTGGCCTTCAGAATTCACTCAATACCCAACAAACTGATGCTGCTAGTGGAATTTATGGAATATCTGGCAATAAGCCTACTACGCAGAATGCCAATCCAAAATTCTGTGAAGGTGATCTAAAGGGTATTGTTTCGGTGCCACTGATAGAATCCAAGAAAGCTACGATTCATGATATTCCTGATCCTCTAAAGGCCAGCAGTTCAAGGACGGGCCCCAATCATACTTTTGGACCACTGGAACCAGATGTGAAGTATGGAAGATTTGATTCTCCCATACGGAAACAGTACTCTTGGTGTGATGTTCCACAAATTCAGtttaaacaagaacacaaagtGAATCTTCAGATGGATAATGGCTTCAACCATCTCCCATCTGTTAGTTCCAGACCTTTtaccagagaaagagagaaaccgGGATATATGGACGTCAAGCCTCCTTATACCAAGTGCAGCAACCAACAAATAAGACAAGCCATCCCAATTGGAAGTGGAGCCAACTCGTTTCATGTTCAATCTGAAAACCACGTAACGAGTTTTCAAGCTGCTGAGCCAACTCTCAGTACTACTACATGGAGCATGAAGAATCACGGGTTAAGTCAGATTTTCATAAACAATATGGAAGCTGCCCAACGAAACCTAATTTTGGGAAGTAATTCAGGTTTTGCTGCTATGGATGGGGATTTACTCGCTTGTCTACTTCAGGGTGACCGTTGTACAACAAATGTTGAACTCCTGAACAAAGAATCTCTTAACCACAACAGTCAAGATCTCTTTGCGGAAACTCCAGCGTTCGTGTATGACGCGCAGAGGTTTGACTACGAGTATCCTTTGGAAACGATGGAGTATCCTGTGATAGATCAAGGCCTATTCATTGTCTGA
- the LOC131309988 gene encoding two-component response regulator ORR26 isoform X2 — MSVDGETSRVMRGVQHGACDYLLKPIRMKELRNIWQHVFRKRIHEVRDIEGQECMEEIQMMRHGSELLDEWHSFSGGELNSGKKRKDVESKHDDKDFGDPSSAKKARVVWTVDLHQKFVRAVNQIGFDKVGPKKILDLMNVPWLTRENVASHLQKYRLYLSRLPKDNDLKAAFGVVKQSDLSSQDSQGSLGLQNSLNTQQTDAASGIYGISGNKPTTQNANPKFCEGDLKGIVSVPLIESKKATIHDIPDPLKASSSRTGPNHTFGPLEPDVKYGRFDSPIRKQYSWCDVPQIQFKQEHKVNLQMDNGFNHLPSVSSRPFTREREKPGYMDVKPPYTKCSNQQIRQAIPIGSGANSFHVQSENHVTSFQAAEPTLSTTTWSMKNHGLSQIFINNMEAAQRNLILGSNSGFAAMDGDLLACLLQGDRCTTNVELLNKESLNHNSQDLFAETPAFVYDAQRFDYEYPLETMEYPVIDQGLFIV, encoded by the exons ATGTCCGTTGATGGGGAGACAAGCAGGGTAATGAGAGGCGTGCAACATGGGGCCTGTGATTATCTTCTCAAGCCTATAAGAATGAAAGAACTTCGCAACATATGGCAACATGTCTTTAGAAAGAGGATACATGAAGTGAGAGATATTGAAGGCCAAGAGTGCATGGAGGAAATCCAGATGATGAGACATGGATCTGAACTATTGGATGAATGGCACTCGTTCAGTGGAGGCGAGCTTAATtcaggaaagaaaagaaaagatgttGAAAGCAAGCATGATGACAAAGACTTCGGTGATCCTTCTTCAGCGAAAAAAGCTAGAGTGGTTTGGACAGTAGATCTGCATCAGAAATTTGTCAGAGCCGTAAATCAGATTGGGTTCGATA AAGTCGGTCCTAAGAAAATTCTTGACTTGATGAACGTACCATGGCTGACGAGAGAAAATGTAGCCAGCCACTTGCAG AAGTACCGCCTCTACTTGAGCAGGTTGCCAAAGGACAACGACCTAAAAGCTGCTTTTGGTGTGGTAAAGCAATCGGATTTATCTTCACAAGACTCACAAGGAAGCCTTGGCCTTCAGAATTCACTCAATACCCAACAAACTGATGCTGCTAGTGGAATTTATGGAATATCTGGCAATAAGCCTACTACGCAGAATGCCAATCCAAAATTCTGTGAAGGTGATCTAAAGGGTATTGTTTCGGTGCCACTGATAGAATCCAAGAAAGCTACGATTCATGATATTCCTGATCCTCTAAAGGCCAGCAGTTCAAGGACGGGCCCCAATCATACTTTTGGACCACTGGAACCAGATGTGAAGTATGGAAGATTTGATTCTCCCATACGGAAACAGTACTCTTGGTGTGATGTTCCACAAATTCAGtttaaacaagaacacaaagtGAATCTTCAGATGGATAATGGCTTCAACCATCTCCCATCTGTTAGTTCCAGACCTTTtaccagagaaagagagaaaccgGGATATATGGACGTCAAGCCTCCTTATACCAAGTGCAGCAACCAACAAATAAGACAAGCCATCCCAATTGGAAGTGGAGCCAACTCGTTTCATGTTCAATCTGAAAACCACGTAACGAGTTTTCAAGCTGCTGAGCCAACTCTCAGTACTACTACATGGAGCATGAAGAATCACGGGTTAAGTCAGATTTTCATAAACAATATGGAAGCTGCCCAACGAAACCTAATTTTGGGAAGTAATTCAGGTTTTGCTGCTATGGATGGGGATTTACTCGCTTGTCTACTTCAGGGTGACCGTTGTACAACAAATGTTGAACTCCTGAACAAAGAATCTCTTAACCACAACAGTCAAGATCTCTTTGCGGAAACTCCAGCGTTCGTGTATGACGCGCAGAGGTTTGACTACGAGTATCCTTTGGAAACGATGGAGTATCCTGTGATAGATCAAGGCCTATTCATTGTCTGA